The DNA region CGCGGCGGAGTTGACTCTGGTCAGCACCCGATGCAGCTCCTCGAGCTCGCCGAGCTCGACACCGAGGCGTGCCACTACGGCACCGGGTACCGCCAGCGCGCGGTCCCGTAGCGCCGTACCCTCCCCGGTCAGCTCGACATCGGTCGACCGCTCGTCGGCGGCGCTACGGGTCCTGCTGATCAGCCCCAACGCCTCGAGGCGCTTCAGCATGGGTGAGAGCGTGGCCGAGTCCAGCTGCAGCGCCGTCGCAATCCGCTTGACCGACAGCGGTGACCGGCGACCCGGGGAAGTGCGCTGGTTGTCCCACAGCGCGAGCATCACCAGGTACTGCGGGTGCGTCAGGCCCAGCGGCTCGAGCAGCGGCCGGTAGACCGCCAGAACCGCACGATTGGTGACCGCCAAGGCGAAACACACTTGCCGCTCGAGGGCGAGCGGATCGATATCGGAAGTCACCTGCGCAGACACAAGTTGGATAGTACCCGATTAGTTAGGGCACTATCCAACTGTGATGTGTCTCTACCGCCTACAAGCGCCCGACGGCATAGGCGGCGCCCTCGTTGACGCTTCCGTTCACCGCATACAGCGCGTGTGCGAACGTCGGTCCGCCATCGGGTGCACCGGAGCAGATCGTGTCACCGGGGGTGCACAGCTCCAACGTCTTGTCGGCGTACAGCGGGCCGATCGTGATGGCCGGCGCGCCGTACCTGCTCAGGAACTCACCCGACGGGGTCCCGAAGAGCACGACAGCGGCGACGTTGTCGGCCACCTCAGGTGGCAGCGGCCGCGGCGCCAACTCCGCCGGCACGTCGCTCGGGACCACATCCGAGGTTGCGAAACCGGAGACCACGGCCCCCTGGGAGAACCCTCCCAGAACCAGCCGGGTATCCGGGCAGTCGGCCGCCATGGTCTGAATTCGGTTGCCCGCGTCGCGGATTCCATCGACCACCGTCGCCTTGAACGCCGCGCGTTGGTCGAAATTGCTTCCGGCCGGATAATTCACCGGGTAGACCCCGACCGTCCTCGGTCCGGCCTGGGCGCGCACC from Mycobacterium sp. DL includes:
- a CDS encoding cutinase family protein: MAARRMVRGGVAAVLGAWATLVGVVAPSAAAQAPCPDVEVIFARGTGEAPGVGGVGQGFVDAVRAQAGPRTVGVYPVNYPAGSNFDQRAAFKATVVDGIRDAGNRIQTMAADCPDTRLVLGGFSQGAVVSGFATSDVVPSDVPAELAPRPLPPEVADNVAAVVLFGTPSGEFLSRYGAPAITIGPLYADKTLELCTPGDTICSGAPDGGPTFAHALYAVNGSVNEGAAYAVGRL
- a CDS encoding MarR family transcriptional regulator — encoded protein: MSAQVTSDIDPLALERQVCFALAVTNRAVLAVYRPLLEPLGLTHPQYLVMLALWDNQRTSPGRRSPLSVKRIATALQLDSATLSPMLKRLEALGLISRTRSAADERSTDVELTGEGTALRDRALAVPGAVVARLGVELGELEELHRVLTRVNSAALAAGAL